A single genomic interval of Candidatus Zixiibacteriota bacterium harbors:
- a CDS encoding PASTA domain-containing protein, giving the protein MTPRSYLKPLFYYVGVPLLAFLVIFIFLNNFVMPIITKHGEEFVLPSLIGKTEFEADEIAQKFDLTLEVAGREYSIEKPQGQILTQVPEAGTMVKQGRNVKIVVSAGTRMSQVPEVYGLPLAQATITLQKAGFQAGDIVWMKVDSLPKNTAIETIPSHGATLPAGAKVSIAVNQGEEQNILIMPSLVGLPLERARERLEGLGLVLDDIKRVKEERYLPNTVLDQKPAQGTQVLRGERVKLSVSKTD; this is encoded by the coding sequence ATGACGCCGCGCTCATACCTCAAACCGCTCTTCTACTACGTCGGCGTGCCGCTGCTGGCGTTCCTGGTGATCTTCATTTTCCTCAACAATTTCGTGATGCCGATCATTACCAAGCACGGCGAGGAATTTGTCCTGCCCAGCCTCATCGGCAAAACCGAGTTTGAAGCCGACGAGATCGCGCAGAAATTCGATCTCACCCTGGAGGTTGCCGGCCGCGAATACTCGATTGAAAAGCCGCAGGGGCAAATTCTGACGCAGGTACCGGAGGCGGGCACGATGGTCAAGCAGGGCCGCAACGTCAAGATCGTCGTCTCCGCCGGCACCCGGATGAGCCAGGTGCCCGAAGTCTACGGACTGCCGTTGGCGCAAGCCACGATCACGCTGCAAAAGGCCGGCTTCCAGGCGGGCGACATTGTCTGGATGAAGGTTGATTCGTTGCCCAAGAACACCGCCATCGAGACGATTCCCTCCCACGGCGCGACCTTGCCCGCGGGCGCCAAGGTCTCGATCGCCGTCAATCAAGGCGAAGAGCAGAATATCCTGATCATGCCGTCGCTTGTCGGTCTGCCGTTGGAGCGCGCGCGGGAGCGGTTGGAAGGCCTCGGCCTCGTGCTTGACGATATCAAGCGCGTCAAAGAGGAGCGCTATCTGCCGAATACCGTCCTCGACCAGAAACCGGCGCAGGGCACCCAGGTGTTGCGCGGCGAACGCGTCAAACTCTCCGTTTCCAAGACTGATTAA